In Nicotiana tabacum cultivar K326 chromosome 17, ASM71507v2, whole genome shotgun sequence, one DNA window encodes the following:
- the LOC142171654 gene encoding abscisic acid 8'-hydroxylase 3-like yields the protein MLTLSMKDILLLVRNYYDILLASILVISITLYLSKVSGKPKDAKSCIPGSLGIPFVGETFALLSATNSVKGCYDFVRLRREWHGKWFKTRIFGKIHVFVPSVEGAKTIFTNDFTLFNKGYVKSMADAVGKKSLLCVPQESHKRIRRLLSDPFSMHSLSKFVQRFDNMLCERLKKVQKEGKSFTVLDFNMKITFDAMCDMLMSIKDASLLEQIERDCTAVSDAMLSFPVMIPTTRYYKGIKARTRLMETFNAMITNRRNGKEYHEDFLQSMLEKDSCPANQKLDDEEIMDNLLTLIIAGQTTTAAAMMWSVKFLHEHGEVQDRLREEQISILRSKPNGALLTLDDLNSMSYASKVVKETLRMSNVLLWFPRVALDDCNIEGFEIKKGWHANIDATCIHYDPALYKDPMQFNPSRFDEMQKPYSYIPFGSGLRTCLGINMAKVTMLVFLHRLTSGYEWTVDDPDPSLEKKAHIPRLRSGCPITLTVLQDE from the exons ATGCTTACTCTGTCAATGAAAGATATTCTCCTCCTAGTAAGAAACTACTATGACATTCTTCTGGCTTCAATACTTGTCATAAGTATTACACTTTACTTATCAAAGGTATCAGGAAAACCTAAAGATGCAAAAAGCTGCATACCCGGGAGCTTGGGAATACCTTTTGTGGGCGAGACCTTTGCACTTCTATCAGCAACCAACAGTGTCAAGGGTTGTTATGACTTTGTTCGACTCCGACGTGAGTG GCATGGAAAATGGTTCAAAACCAGGATTTTCGGGAAGATACATGTGTTTGTTCCAAGTGTTGAGGGTGCAAAAACAATTTTTACCAATGATTTTACTCTTTTCAACAAGGGCTACGTGAAATCAATGGCGGATGCTGTGGGAAAGAAAAGCTTGTTATGTGTTCCTCAAGAAAGTCACAAAAGGATTAGGCGTCTCCTATCTGATCCTTTCTCTATGCATTCACTGTCTAAGTTTGTCCAGAGGTTTGACAACATGCTATGTGAAAGATTAAAGAAAGTACAAAAGGAAGGGAAGAGTTTCACTGTGCTTGACTTTAACATGAAG ATAACATTTGATGCAatgtgtgatatgctgatgagcaTCAAAGATGCGTCGTTGCTAGAACAAATTGAAAGAGACTGCACTGCTGTTTCTGATGCTATGCTATCCTTTCCAGTCATGATTCCAACCACCAGATATTATAAAGGCATCAAG GCACGCACAAGGTTAATGGAGACCTTCAACGCAATGATAACAAATCGGCGCAATGGGAAGGAATATCATGAAGACTTCTTGCAGTCGATGTTGGAGAAGGATTCATGTCCAGCCAATCAAAAGCTTGATGATGAAGAGATCATGGATAATTTGTTAACACTGATAATTGCAGGGCAGACAACTACTGCAGCTGCAATGATGTGGAGTGTCAAGTTTTTGCATGAGCACGGAGAAGTCCAGGACAGGCTCAGA GAAGAACAAATTTCAATACTCAGAAGCAAGCCTAATGGGGCCTTACTTACCCTGGATGATCTCAATAGCATGTCCTATGCCTCAAAG GTTGTGAAAGAGACACTAAGGATGTCAAATGTCCTGTTATGGTTCCCTCGAGTTGCACTTGATGACTGCAATATTGAAG GTTTTGAAATAAAGAAAGGGTGGCATGCCAACATAGATGCAACATGCATACACTATGATCCAGCATTATACAAAGACCCTATGCAGTTCAACCCTTCAAGATTTGAC GAAATGCAAAAGCCATACAGCTACATTCCATTTGGATCTGGACTACGAACTTGCTTGGGAATTAACATGGCAAAAGTGACCATGTTGGTATTTTTGCACAGACTAACAAGTGGATACGA GTGGACAGTTGACGATCCAGATCCCAGCCTCGAAAAGAAAGCCCATATCCCCAGATTACGAAGTGGGTGTCCAATAACTTTAACAGTCTTGCAAGATGAATAG
- the LOC142172164 gene encoding AAA-ATPase At5g17760-like, which yields MQASLTLGGLLNFIDGLWSSSADERVIIFTTNHKERPDPALLRPGRMDMHIYMSYLTSESFKVLAANYLEIHDTRQGYFREIEELIEGVQVTPAEVAEELMKSEDADVCLGGLVNFLKRKRISNTEEEAPKDNNTTDDGIQLPEVKRRKAA from the exons ATGCAAGCATCA CTTACACTTGGTGGATTATTAAACTTCATAGACGGGCTATGGTCAAGCAGTGCAGATGAGCGGGTTATTATATTTACCACAAATCACAAAGAGAGGCCTGATCCAGCTCTGTTGCGACCTGGACGAATGGACATGCACATCTACATGTCGTACCTAACAAGTGAAAGTTTTAAGGTGTTGGCTGCTAATTATTTGGAAATCCACGATACTCGTCAGGGGTATTTTCGAGAAATAGAAGAGTTGATTGAAGGTGTTCAAGTCACCCCTGCAGAGGTTGCTGAGGAACTTATGAAGAGTGAAGATGCCGATGTTTGTCTTGGAGGTCTTGtcaattttcttaaaagaaaaaggattagTAATACTGAAGAGGAGGCGCCCAAGGATAATAATACTACTGATGATGGGATACAGCTTCCAGaagtaaaaagaagaaaagcagcTTAG
- the LOC142172165 gene encoding AAA-ATPase At5g17760-like encodes MASLSSIPSASSMFQAYASMTASITLLKTMLNQVVPRQVQYYIVSKIRSYYRPHSSNITLVIGEKDGIAINEVYNAAEIYLSAKTSLEFQRFRVSKKPKDPNVNVKSGNCGKITDSFEGIQLVWRYVHEAGTKCCLSVFVKQL; translated from the coding sequence ATGGCGAGTTTGTCAAGCATTCCTTCAGCCTCGTCAATGTTCCAGGCCTATGCCTCAATGACTGCTTCAATAACCCTTTTAAAGACAATGCTGAATCAAGTGGTTCCTCGTCAAGTCCAGTACTATATTGTCTCCAAAATTCGTAGTTATTATCGTCCTCATTCATCAAACATAACTCTGGTTATAGGAGAAAAAGATGGCATAGCTATCAACGAAGTCTATAATGCTGCTGAAATCTACTTGTCAGCCAAAACCAGCCTCGAATTTCAACGTTTCAGAGTTAGCAAAAAACCCAAAGACCCAAACGTGAACGTAAAATCCGGCAATTGTGGAAAAATTACTGATTCTTTTGAAGGGATTCAATTGGTCTGGAGGTACGTTCACGAAGCTGGCACAAAGTGTTGTTTATCTGTATTTGTAAAACAATTATAG
- the LOC142171455 gene encoding abscisic acid 8'-hydroxylase 2-like produces MSNVLLWFPRVALDDCNIEGFEIKKGWHANIDSTCIHYDPALYKDPMQFNPSRFDDMQKPYSYIPFGSGLRTCLGINMAKVTMLVFLHRLTSGYEWTVDDPDPSLEKKAHIPRLRSGCPITLTVLQDE; encoded by the exons ATGTCAAATGTCCTGTTATGGTTCCCTCGAGTTGCACTTGATGACTGCAATATTGAAG GTTTTGAAATAAAGAAAGGGTGGCATGCCAACATAGATTCAACATGCATACACTATGATCCAGCATTATACAAGGACCCTATGCAGTTCAACCCTTCAAGATTTGAC GATATGCAAAAGCCATACAGCTACATTCCATTTGGATCTGGACTACGAACTTGCTTGGGAATTAACATGGCAAAAGTGACCATGTTGGTATTTTTGCACAGACTAACAAGTGGATACGA GTGGACAGTTGACGATCCAGATCCCAGCCTCGAAAAGAAAGCCCATATCCCCAGATTACGAAGTGGGTGTCCAATAACTTTAACAGTCTTGCAAGATGAATAG